The Macrobrachium nipponense isolate FS-2020 chromosome 8, ASM1510439v2, whole genome shotgun sequence nucleotide sequence ATTGATGTGAATAATATACTCGtattgaaatttttattaaattaactaCAACAAATATAAGTACATAAATGAACTAAGAAGCCAAAAAGACTATCTAAATATACATTATactgaattataaataaatccaaagcACTATACGTAACATATGGGGGGAACAATACAACAGACAAAAAATAAGCAAGTCGAATACAATATAACAaattgttacgaaccgagagaggtccgcttcaggttcgatatgaaaataaacaaaagaaattcaacaccaacagttgaaactggggatacgaatatagaaagatacacagacgcaacaaaggtttatttacaagcttactaagaaagataaatgcagaatggtgtctcctatttacataaaaaaagcaaaatcttacaatgcgtgaactggggaagaagtgaggtaattcaaatacttgctggccagttttgcgactcgaagcgatggcttcacaaaggagaatgGTGGATCTTTAGTCGTcatcttgactccgtactgcagaatgcaaggtctattcttgatactcgaagggcaggaactcctcgaaatctctagtagaaagtttcttctctcaaggcttgctcaacgtcgaaaatatctcggtcgtccactcctgacgacaacttgaccagaatccgatcaaactcatgagcgcctttttctctctgatccttcgtaggttccttcttctcttatctctctcagatgatctctgatctctgctgctgagctctcactgatagtCTGATCTGTGACTTACTGATGATGATCTCCTACTCTGATTTCTCCTACTCCGTCAGTCGTATCTATAtggtgacctgggggcggggcctatggcgaacgtcacagactcccgagattaccagaacttcttagaaggatctggacgaaatattacatcagaaatcgctgCGCTCCTCacatcacgtcggcgcctgtcaagttccacaacactcctgccgattctagaacgatcatgagaacaggcgcctccaatacACGTGCGAAAGCCTCCGTGCTGTAGAACTCCTCGAAGAtgcgtttttctttcctttaacttgtaattctttgctatgaagcgattaccattacacaaatatcgaagagaagataatttcaaaaatatagaattatcaaatcagaaaaaaatcaatGTTAAGTAATTATTACAAAGGGCTAAATAAACTGGAAAATAGTACATAAATAATAGTGTAAGACATATTTACTGCATGTTTGTAATGTTTGTGGCATGTATTATTGTAAGTCTTTAATAAACACATTTATGCAATAACATCTGACTCTCTACTTCTTGGAATTACTAAGTTTtggtgaaaaaatatatcataatggaaaactttcttttattaaattaacTACAACAcataaaagtacacaaatattaAGTAAATATTGTAATTCGAACTAAATGCatgaagaaatatttatttaagtaAATGCAGTGGGTTAAACAACAAAGTATACAGGAAAGTAACTAAATTGTATTCTGCCAATGTACTGAGCCCTCAGGCaatgaaaaattttctttcagCTTGTTCCGTTGTTCCTTTGCATCCCTGGTTGCAGTGTTGCCAGTCACGGTTGAAAGGGCTGATCATAAGGATGCATCACTTTTCCAGCTACCAGGTATGACAGTATTTGTGACGGGGTGCTCCTGATCTCCTTCCTGtctgcatgcattttttcttattataatattGTGCAGATCACGTGCGGCCAACAATAATGTCTTTACATGGTCAAGCTTCAGACTTATTGCTGTGTGGAATACTTGAAATCTGTTGGCCAGAATCCTGAAGACATTCTCCACCATCCTGCGTGCCCTACTTAACCTGTAGTTGTATATCCATTCCTCCTTGGATAGGCCTCTTTTGGGGTGGGGCTTCATAAAATAATCCTGCAGAGGGAAGGCATCATCACCAACTAGGAAATAGTCCACTGGAGATCCATTTGGTTGACCAGGCAGGGCCTCAGATTGGGGAAGATTTGCTTCCTGTTTCAACAGCATTTCACCCAGTTGGGTCGTGGCAAATACACCACTGCCTGACTCTGACCCAATGGCACCCACATCGACATATGGGAACTTGTATGAAGCATCAGCAATTGCAAGTAATACCATGGAGTAgaacttcttgtaattgaagtaAAGTGTACCGCCTATGGGAGGGTTATGGAGCCTGATGTGTTTGCCATCTATAGCTCTAATTACCATAGGGAAAGTTCTCCCATTCCTTAAACCAACAGGCAATCCCTGCCATGCTGCAGGTGTTTGTAGCACCTGCCGTTCCTCATCTCCGTAAGCAGCAACAATGGCCCTACAGGTCTCTGGTGCAATGTAGCTAATGGTGTTCTGGGCTACCCAGAATGAGAATTGCTGACCCGTGGTGAGGAAATATAGGGTGATAGCAACATATAGGTCTGGCTCAATGGGTTTTCTCCAGTATGTCACTTTCTTCTGAATGTAGGGTGTGACTCATTCAACAACTTCATTGAAGAGGCCCCTGTCAATCTGGGTAAAATTCCTGCACAGGTCTGGGGTTTCGGTTGACAACTCCTCCATCAAGTTGTCATAGTGGCCTGCTCCATTTCTTTTTTGCAGGTACGGCCATGCCCACACCCTCCTTTTCTGCCTCTTTTTCGTCTGTGTGGGATTTGCAGCAACCGTGGCAATCTCCAGCAATAACATGGCGTGTGCAATAACATGGCGTGGAACAATCAAACGACAGTCGGGGATGGGTAATTCTTAAAAGACTCAAAGGGGACATGAAATGAGTGACTTGATCGCTGTCTCTGTATAATAGGCATCAATAACTGGGAGATGTGAAAACCTGACTCTTTAGGTTTCTCAGATCATACTGGTCCACACAGGGCTCTCAGTATTAGCAGTAGCAGTGCCAGGTCATCTGACAGCTGGCACTACATGGTACTCATACCGAGCAAATGATGTGACACAAAGTTAGAGGAGGACTACTATGAGTTGTACTATGCGAGTCTTACTGATAAACTGTAAAAACAGAACAAGGTATATGATGTCAAACGACAAGAAAGGAAATGATTTACGTTTCATAGAGAGCTACAGAAAGGGAGTGACTTGGCATCCAACTGGATTACTGTACCAAATTACTTGGATACAGTGGGAGACACTGTGCCAGGTTGGCACCAATGCCATGAGAACTTGGTGGCTCATAGGCTACCTGGGTGTCCTACGCAGTTTACTTCTCTTCCTTGAGCCTCTCCTGGCTTCATGATTTGATGGCATTTTAGAGAGACCAGGAATGCCCCCTTCTCCAGCTGCTGCAACAACCGGAGCAGGGGTAGAGTTAATCCTTAAAAGCTGGGCTAAAAATAACATATGCAGAACCCCAATCCAGGCAAACTTTGAGGTACgccaatgtaagaaaaaaaaaacatcaatgaagagaggatgatatgcaaatgcgcatggtgtaagaaaaaaaattctccctaccttccatgagaTGTTGAAAACTATTTACAACCACTTGGGgtcctcttttacaagacaatcataaattttaccaagttttacatgttttttctaataattagatttattttatttggtaaaattatgattacagctcacacaatatcataacagataaggaCTGAAATCAGTAACAAAATCTGAATATATTTGTTGTGAAATATTTAAGCAAATTTACTGAGattgaagatgcagtaactttatttacttgtacatgttttttcaaatatttattagcacttttctttgcaaaattacaattataactgatatactatcataaaagataagaactaaaatgaaCAGCAACCCGTGGGTATATTTTTAagcaaatatataataagatgtCATGTGAGAAAGAGAGGCAGTACATGCTCCTTTGAAGTCAAGTACACAACTAACTCATGATATACCTAGAATTGGCGAGCTgggccagtctaaaagttgccattagtaaatttatgggctattaaagtaatggaacctctttcctgcCCGATTTCTCCAAATCGATGGCCCGTAATATTGATACCCACCAGGATCAGGATGTAATCCGTCCACCACTCAtaacctgttattgttactcatatgagggtatccgCCCATTAAGGGTTAAGCAGATCTATCAACTGCTGGTGCAGATTCTTAAGCTCTGCAACCAGCTGAGGCATGAAAGAGAGTCCCATCAGGGCCTCTGCTTCTAAAGGCTGAGATGGCAAGGAAGGGAGCGCTGCTGGGGTGGAAAGCTCACAGGTCATGATGACAAACTGAGACATCAGTTGCGAGGCCGTCCAGGGTAAAGCGCCTGGAAATGACCTTACTGAACTTCGGGTTAGCTCTCTGTTCGGCACTGGTAGCGGAGCCAAACCAGGTGCAGAGAGTGGAGCCAGATTGCGATCTCTTGTAGGGAAATGCATGGGGTGCTCTGGTTTGATACCAACACAGAACCATGTACAGGAACTGAATCTTGACTTGGCATTGGCACTGTCATTTTGGCAGGCCATTTTATCATTTAACTTGTTTGTTTCAACATCTGGGATAGATGGAGTGTAGCACTGCCCAGGGCATGAAAGTGGCACTGGCAATGAGCTTGTGTCATGTGGCATCTCCAGGAGGAGATGGGCATTGCATGCTGGCACTGGCAAGGTGCTCAACATCCGAACAAGATGGAGCTTGGCACTGGCAGTGAGACTGGGGTATATCTCTGAGTATTGGCAATATCTGATGGAGATGGTCAGTGACTAGACAACCTAGGATATCTTTAGTTTGTTGGGGTCAGGGAATTCTGTCCCAGCAGGTGGTCATAATCTCCCAGGAAAGATTTGGCAACAGCTATCTTATAGGTTCTGGATGTATGAGGCTTCACTATCCCCAAACGGATTGTgggaagaataaacttcacaccATTGATACTTTCGATGGTTTCAAGCTTATGGGGGTCAGCTTCAGCCCCATATGGAATTTGGTCTCCTCATGTGATGGAGATCTGTGTACCAATGTACTTGAAAGCTCGAACCTGGCATGCATGGGAGTGGCTGTCAGGGGGTGCCATATAGATAAGGCCTTCTGCAGGACGGCTGAGGGATGATTTGGTAACCGCCAAAGCAATGGCGAGTGTAGTTGttggaattgtgttttgtgtgcCATACTTCGGGCAGCATATGTATTGGGCTGACTTGTGCTCTTGCTGGTTGAAATCTCTACAGACTACCAGGCTGTAATCTTCTTTTGGTCCTGCTCCAGCAGGAGTGCTAGCAGAATGAGCTTGGGGCCTGAAGCTGCGTATGTACTCCTGGCAGGAGTATTCTTACCAGACCTGCTCAGGTAAGGCTTGTGTTTGTTAGGCTATGATCAGCTTTGTGCCCACTCTTCTTACAAGTGACAACTGAGAGGTTTCGAAAGGAGGCCGTTCTCAGGGTTAGCAGAGATGGAGGTATGGCTGGGAAGCAAGATCTTTTTGTTATACGAGCTCCGATGTTCATGATGGGTTTATCATTCATGTGTCAACGACAACGAGCAACACCCATCGATAGCTGGGAGCGTAGTAGAAGTCATCTAACATCATGTGTTTGGTGACTTTGGCATAAGATTTCTCAGGAATCCCTTCTCAGGAAGGGATTCCATCCACCTGTTGAAATTCTGAGTTTTGTAGTAAATCCAATGTGTCTGGAGTAATCTTATAAGCCCTAAAAATAGCAGTGAGGTCTTCTTGCTCCTCAGGTGTCAGAGCTTGGAGAGTGATGTACCTTTTTCCTGTCACATGCCTGTTCAGGGTGAGGGTGGTCTTCATGGGTGTAGGGGAGAAATTCTCAAAGATTTTCTTAATGTGATCGAGCCAGTCTTCTGGCTTAACGTCTATGCAGGGTTGAATGAATGAGCTCATACCTTGGAAGAGGATATAGGGTGTTGTTGTAGCAGGGTGTTCTACTCTATGTTGGGCTATGACCATGGCATTATCATGGCAAAACCATTCCATGGTGAGCTCGTAAGTGCGTTCTTCTTcctttgctttctctctgcttcagCGAGGGCGAGCTGTTTCTGGGCTAAAGCCAGCTTGAATTCACATTGTTTCTCTCCTTTAGCTGCTTGAACCTTCTCTTCTTTAGAAGCTTGCTTAGCTCTCCTTCACCTACTTTGCAGCTTGCTCTTGAGCTCTCTCTTGTCTGACTTGTTCCATCTGAACCTCTGTAATCTTCGGTGTAACACGACATACTGAGATGTACAATGACTTGACCAACAAGTTATGATACCATTGGCTGGCACAGTATGAACAAGGTGAAAAGGATCCCAACAAGTACTCAGCCCTAAGCTCTAACAGCATATGCAAGTCTCAGCAATGACACCTAATATCAAAACAGGGGTGAGTGCCAGCAGAACTGCAATCATAAAGGCACAAAAGTGTGGTGGCTCACAACAGTGAGGGAGTGCTGATGAaagtcgcctggttcacactgttaggctatcatttttttttttttttaatttgatagcattttgtgagattccaatgttttctgtaaaatttaacaaatggaatagttcaactaccttcaacttaatattgaaatgataatttaaggactatgtttatgcgatactactagtgataggtgtctcttatctatttggtaatgtatatctatggttgtgatatgacgttttctatcacttcgtttcgttcacgtcaattttgctatatggaaaatagttttacacaataacataacataatgttctaaagatatcagtgactgtttttaacgtcattacatatgatttcttccatctttgaaaagaaaaatcgataaataaggcatgaatcgtgcgtcaggcaggtaaacgaaaaattatgaaactctgccaatagttttttggccgacagtactttGGTGTATTTTGTAGACAATGGATGTCAATATTAAATGGATATTGCCTTGAGAGTATGTGGGAACAGCTATAACTCAGATCAGCCAGTCATAACTGATTTGCTAGTTGACTGAGTGATAAGGGGATATAATATCAATTGCAAAAATGAAACTGCAACTTGCACTAGAGCTACAAGAATCCTGGCAAGGTTAGTGCTGTCACATGGTAGGGTGGCTGGGATAATAGAAATGGATGGCTCTATTTAGGACATTGGCACAGAGCGCAATATGACAGTTTGCCGTCTACCAATGAACAGAAAAGAGAGTTCCTTAGTGAAATTAACTTACCAACAACTACTAGGGTATGAGATAAACTTAGAATGTCCACTAATTGTATTGGAGCTAACAATAGAGCTCTGTGGCACTCTGTTACTGTAACAggtaacaaacacaaaacaatgtGCCACAATACTGCAGCTATGTACACTAACCTAAAAATGGTCATAGAATCAAAACTGAAAGGGATCAGGATGCTTAAAAGGGAATGGTAAAAGGGAAATCTGTAGCACACTGTTCACATTGTGTTCCAGGAAAGCTTGACTGGATATGGCACTGGTAATTACAACAAGGTGGCACCGTTGGTCTACTGATGACACACAACCAAGACACTCATGAATGGATCTGCAATGCAGGGATCGTTGTAGCACATGAGGGATGATGAGTGAAATCAAACAGAAAACTGCAAGCAAGATAGCAATATATCAGAAAGTGAAATCTACACATATTGCTCATAAACTCTATCACTGTAATAATGGGTAATGTTACATTTACTGATGTTCCAATAATTTGGAATCTGTAAGGGAGATTACAAACTTCAGAGCTTGGAGAGAAGCAGAACAACTAAAAACAAAGTATGAGAATACGGTGAGGCCGACCTACATATCCATTCACTTTACCCTAGTCCATGGACAAGATGTTTGTAGAAACAGAGCAGTTCGGTGTGCAGAAAACTTCAATGGAAAATGGCACTGCAATTGGTCCCAACCCAGGGAAAAtgtggagagagaaggagatacaCTTCTTGGTACAAGTTCATGGCGCAGAGGGTCATCAGTGATGTTATGCATGACTAACCTTCCCAAGGTGCAGCATCAAAGGGTGTCGAGGTACAGACTTCTCGTCAAATCCTCAGGTACCAGCAGATAAAAGGCAACATCATCTACTGACGTAGGGGGAGCAACATCTATACGGCATGCACGTCTAGCAGCGATTACTCTCTCTTTGACTTGAACTACTGTTACTACCTACATGGCAGTGAAGCCCCTCTATATACCAGACAATTGATAGTAGTCATTGTCTTGTTGTTATGATCACACACAGCTGGCTTATTATTTGGGGTCCCTTTAGGATGCTTCAAACCTGACAAGTATCTGGAATAGAAGTCACATGAGGGCCAGTACCACAGAAGACAGAGAAGGAATACATATAAAGTGTAAATCAGCTGAGTTTTGAGAGCATAAAGGAATAAATTATTGAGAGAACTACTTGAGGATTTACGAGGGTAAGGTCAGAGGGAAAACTAATTTAGAGGATGCAGGCGCACGGGTGCAGAAGGTGAGGGCAGGTAAAAGAACACTCCCAAGTGACTGACCGTTGATGACCCTGAGTATCCTTCTCAAAAGTGGGCGAAGGGGAAAACAGATTGTCTCTGACATTAAGTCAAATGAGAATTCCTAAAATGACTAGCAGGGCTTATCGTCCTATTATTCTCCTAAAATTACCTATGGGACAAGTCATGGACCATTTGGAACTTTTTATGATACGGGAAAAGGGTACATGTTTTTCTAAACATGTCCCCAGTTATCGGCTGGAGTTCTATTCCAATGGCTTGATGTTAAGCGAAAATCGCCGATAACCGTATTTTGGCGCCAATAACttgttaatggcgcctctgttaggtatgtatcggagccaatactctattatcggagccaataactggaaatcagTGCTAAACAAgtcccataaaaccggatcaccaaaAAACCGAGGACGCCGATAACTGGGGCCTTGTCTACTTTCATGTTTCCCAAAATTCTAAGCTACTTCCAAACTCCTAAGTTATTTgagggaaagaaaagagaaagaacatATGTCTCAATATGACATTaatgttatattaataataatatatatatatatatcatatgtatatatatattatatattaatatatatatagatattataatataacttaGATATGTCACttaattatattctataattataatatataaatatgatatatatatatatatatatatatagtattatatatatatatatatatgtcacattctttccaactgtatttcattcgttccttgacaatgtcttagtaaagacgaaagcgcttggatttctgcctatcattttccggtggtattcgcttatttaatgaagtcccgtgcatctactgtgattttttaagcatatatatgtatattacaatatAAGGCCTGTTCCTGGCTTTGTCTAAAGAGAAAACTTGGTAATGTGGACCCTGTCAACAGAAATCTACCTTAAGAAAACCTGCAACTGGCTTCTCTGCTACTGTTTTCAGTATAATTAAATTTAGGCTGCACCAACCTCCAAGATATACAAAAATAGaacctttatttccccaaaaactaacattataaagaaagaaaatgaattgaaaaaccCAAGACATGAAGTGTAATCACTCCCAGCaaaacaaatctaaaaaaaaaatgccacacACCATTTCCCACCAAGATACATTAATTCacataattatttctattttcctcacTAACTGAGAGATAAATATGTCAGTCATAAAAAGTCAAGAATTCCCATTTTATGGTGCGTCATTGAATCCATCTGagggaaaagaaatcataattttcagaaatcaaataaagaatggATGAGCATAATACAatgggaataaaatgaaaacattcctgtatacatgagagagagaaaaaaaactgcttgATCTCATTTGTAAGGAATGGAAATAGCTCTTTCTTACTCTTTGGATCATGTAGAAAGTCTTGCCATTTGCCAGGAATGTTATTTTGTGCCTCAACCTTTCTGTGTACgtctttccctctcttttctctcattGTTTCTTTGATTCTGTTATTCTTGCACATGTCCCACACCATATCCAGATGCTTGGCGCTATTTAGTTGGTTTCTGAGGAACGGGAGGCAAACTTTTCCTAGTATAGTCTCTTAAATGTTGCTATCCCTGCAGTTGGGCGAAAGTGAAAGACTAGTTCCATCAAGAACTTTGACATCAAAGTTTCTTGGCGGTTCTGTCTTGTTTGCAGTTTCTAATGAAGTGAGAAATTTTGATTGCAAATGGAAGACCTCTGCCACCTCATCTACTTCCTATGGACATGCAGGCATATTCAAATCTTCCAGTTCCTCTGTATCAGGGTTAtttaacatctctctctttcatacttgACTGAAGCAGGTCAAGAGATAACTTTTTCCTCAAGTGTAGCCTTCCTCTGTCAGAAATACTAGATGGAGGGTAGGGATGATTTTTATGCATGAAGAAAGTGCTGATGCAAGATTCTCTGTGCAGTGCTACAATGTACAATCGTGAGAAAAGATCAACATCTGCTTTCAGGGTTATGATCTTGACAGCTTGTCATGATTTGTCTTTGGTTAAAGAGATCAAAAGAGTTGAAAACCAATGCTTCTTTACCGGTTTATGAATAGACCTGATGCGATCAACAATCACTGACTGTCTGTAGTCATTGTACTGACTCTTGCCAATAAGTTCAATACTGCGGACTGTGTTGAAAACAGAATCACTGACAATATCTCGTGTATCCAGAGTCAAAAGTTACTGGGTATCATTGGGAAATTTATTTCCCAACTCCTTGATGGCGTTCACAAGGTTTATAGCCTGCTGTTGGAAGGCTTTCTGAGTAACCCAACTCTCCACATGGTACAGATGTTTCTCAGTTCCCTTGCCGAGGATTTCTTTCTCAAACTCCTGCAAGTCTTGATAGGTTTTCAGTAACTCTTGCCCCATCTGTTCCCTTGACAGTTTCGTTATTTTGCTCATGGACCTGATCTATTGTGATTGATGAGAAGCAATTGGTTGTTTTGGAAACAACCCAGTGACCCTGTTGCATGAACTCTCTGCTGTGTGGTGTGGTTTGTTTGATGGGGAAGCTGTCTTCTTGCTGTTGATGAAGATGGTTTGGCAGATGGTCAGGCACTGTTGAGAGTCTCTGGAGTCTTGTTGCTTCAGCCCAGTGCCATTCAATAACATGGCAACTAACATCTTGAGTGTTGTTGGAACTGACTGTTCCTGGCATGCAGGAAGAAAAGAACCATCAAAATTAAATCCTGATGACTCAAAAATGTCCTCCTGGCAAATCTTTGCAGCTTTGATGAGGATATAGAATCTCCTTTATAATCACATTTTAGAGCAGCTTTGATTAGTCTGTGCATCCCCTCTGGAAACACCAGTACTTTGTTTTTTCCATCAGTCTGTACTTGTGCCTCTGGAAAATTCTGTAGAATTTGCTCTTTAAGTCAAGCTTTGTTTACTTCAACAATTGCCACTCCAAGTTCTTGCACTTGATGCTCATAAAGCTGCTGCAGctcagcaaaacaaaagtaaaaggtCCCATCTTCAACAGAGTTTTCAATGTGTGTTGTCAGTTCAATGAAtggtcttgcttttgtttctgtCTTTCAG carries:
- the LOC135223102 gene encoding uncharacterized protein LOC135223102 encodes the protein MLLLEIATVAANPTQTKKRQKRRKKVTYWRKPIEPDLYVAITLYFLTTGQQFSFWVAQNTISYIAPETCRAIVAAYGDEERQVLQTPAAWQGLPVGLRNGRTFPMVIRAIDGKHIRLHNPPIGGTLYFNYKKFYSMVLLAIADASYKFPYVDVGAIGSESGSGVFATTQLGEMLLKQEANLPQSEALPGQPNGSPVDYFLVGDDAFPLQDYFMKPHPKRGLSKEEWIYNYRLSRARRMVENVFRILANRFQVFHTAISLKLDHVKTLLLAARDLHNIIIRKNACRQEGDQEHPVTNTVIPGSWKSDASL